Proteins from a genomic interval of Vreelandella profundi:
- the prmC gene encoding peptide chain release factor N(5)-glutamine methyltransferase → MLFDALLKQAAQRLQAAGSLSPRVDAEVLLSHVIKRDRTWLYTWGDQRCPAWEHARFDALVAARAQGTPVAYLIGEREFWGLRLATSPDTLIPRPDTETLVALALSRSTASAGRLLDLGTGTGAIALAFASERPDWEVLGMDVRAEAVALAARNAQALAITNTVFCQSDWFSALSTDEKSVASFDMIVSNPPYIAADDSHLAQGDVRFEPRSALVAGAEGMADLLHLVNTAQRYLAPSGWLLLEHGYTQAAKVRAALSSAGYQNVESVCDLGGHERVTLGRLK, encoded by the coding sequence ATGCTGTTTGATGCGCTGCTTAAACAGGCAGCACAGCGCTTACAGGCGGCGGGCTCACTTTCACCGCGCGTCGATGCAGAAGTGCTGTTAAGCCACGTTATTAAACGTGATAGAACCTGGCTTTATACCTGGGGAGACCAGCGCTGCCCGGCGTGGGAGCATGCGCGTTTTGATGCCCTCGTGGCGGCACGTGCTCAAGGGACGCCCGTCGCTTACTTAATTGGCGAGCGTGAGTTCTGGGGGCTGCGCTTAGCCACCTCGCCCGATACGTTAATTCCCCGGCCCGATACCGAAACCTTAGTAGCGCTGGCGCTCAGCCGGTCGACAGCATCGGCAGGCCGCCTGCTTGATCTTGGTACGGGCACTGGCGCTATCGCGCTAGCGTTTGCCAGTGAACGGCCCGATTGGGAAGTGCTCGGCATGGATGTGCGCGCCGAAGCGGTAGCATTGGCAGCCCGTAATGCACAGGCGCTTGCGATTACCAATACCGTGTTTTGCCAAAGCGACTGGTTTAGTGCTTTAAGCACCGATGAGAAGAGCGTGGCGTCGTTCGATATGATTGTGAGCAACCCTCCTTATATCGCTGCCGATGATTCACATTTAGCGCAGGGCGATGTGCGCTTTGAGCCTCGCTCTGCGCTGGTGGCGGGGGCTGAGGGCATGGCCGATCTACTGCATCTGGTGAATACTGCTCAGCGTTATTTAGCGCCATCTGGCTGGCTACTGCTTGAGCACGGCTACACCCAGGCGGCTAAGGTGCGCGCGGCGCTCAGCAGCGCGGGCTATCAAAACGTTGAAAGTGTTTGTGACCTAGGCGGGCATGAACGCGTTACTCTTGGGCGCTTAAAATAA
- the prfA gene encoding peptide chain release factor 1 has product MKETLRQRLDSFSERFEELAMLLSDPEVINNQQRFRDYSREYSELEELVAAWQQYRDVEANMQDAEQLSGDSDADMRELAEMELSEGRDRLAELDIELKRLLVPKDPDDGRGVFLEVRAGTGGDEAAIFAGDLFRMYSRYAEKRGWRVEVVSASHGEQGGYKEIISRVKGDGVYAQLKFESGAHRVQRVPATESQGRIHTSACTVAVMPEVDEIGDITINPADLRVDTYRSSGAGGQHVNTTDSAIRITHLPTGVVVECQEERSQHKNRAKAMSLLAAKLKRNAVDAQHQTQSDARRSLVGSGDRSERIRTYNFPQGRITDHRINLTLYKLNEVVSGEQLDDVISPLIHEYQAEQLSALQDA; this is encoded by the coding sequence ATGAAAGAGACTTTGCGCCAACGCTTAGACAGCTTTTCGGAACGCTTTGAAGAGCTGGCGATGCTGCTGTCTGATCCAGAAGTGATCAATAACCAGCAGCGTTTTCGCGACTACTCGCGTGAGTATTCCGAGCTAGAAGAGCTGGTCGCTGCCTGGCAGCAGTATCGTGACGTTGAAGCCAATATGCAGGATGCCGAGCAGCTTAGCGGCGACAGTGACGCTGATATGCGCGAACTGGCGGAGATGGAGCTAAGCGAAGGACGCGATCGGCTAGCTGAGCTGGACATTGAGTTAAAGCGTTTGCTCGTGCCTAAAGACCCTGATGATGGGCGCGGGGTGTTTTTGGAAGTGCGAGCGGGAACCGGCGGCGATGAAGCGGCTATTTTCGCTGGCGACCTATTTCGCATGTACTCCCGCTATGCCGAAAAGCGCGGCTGGCGAGTAGAAGTTGTCAGCGCTAGTCACGGCGAGCAGGGCGGTTACAAAGAGATTATCTCCCGCGTTAAAGGCGATGGCGTATACGCACAGCTGAAGTTTGAATCCGGTGCCCACCGGGTGCAGCGCGTACCCGCCACCGAATCGCAGGGGCGTATTCATACCTCTGCCTGCACGGTTGCGGTGATGCCTGAAGTCGATGAGATCGGTGATATCACGATTAATCCCGCCGATTTGAGGGTGGATACCTACCGCTCCAGTGGCGCTGGCGGTCAGCACGTTAACACCACCGACTCTGCAATTCGCATTACCCATTTACCTACCGGCGTTGTGGTGGAGTGTCAGGAAGAGCGTAGCCAACATAAAAACCGCGCCAAAGCGATGTCGCTGCTGGCGGCTAAATTGAAGCGCAATGCCGTCGATGCTCAGCATCAAACGCAGTCGGATGCGCGTCGTTCGCTGGTAGGCTCTGGGGATCGCAGTGAGCGGATTCGCACCTATAATTTTCCGCAAGGGCGTATTACGGATCACCGGATTAATCTGACGCTTTATAAGCTCAACGAAGTGGTGAGCGGCGAGCAGCTTGACGATGTCATCAGCCCGCTGATTCATGAGTATCAGGCGGAACAGCTTTCTGCTCTTCAGGACGCCTAA
- the hemA gene encoding glutamyl-tRNA reductase, whose translation MTLLALGINHRTATVAVREQVAFTPTQLDAALAELRALPQISEAVVLSTCNRTELYCVTDAAGEQAVLNWLGRFHNLRVDELTRCAYHYLDNDAARHLMRVAVGLDSMVLGEPQILGQLKDAYQQSRESKGLGGELERLFQHTFAVAKQVRTETGIGKNPVSVAYAAVSMASRIFDDFSRSRALLIGAGETIELVARHLHEAGVRQLTVANRTRERAERVAGPLGASAITLQEIPEALEHADIVISSTASPLPILGKGMVERALKKRRHRPVFMVDIAVPRDIEPEVGDLADVFLYTVDDLEEVIQENRRHRQVAAAQAESLIEHGVGSWQHERRIRNGGELIRDYRQQGEALRDVARDQALARLASGEDPAKVIERLAHQLTNRLLHQPTQAIRDAASEEHHELLNAATRLLLPAKPAFETTPVPNRQKDDTPA comes from the coding sequence ATGACGCTTCTTGCCCTGGGAATAAATCATCGTACCGCCACCGTGGCCGTGCGTGAGCAGGTCGCTTTTACACCAACGCAGCTCGATGCCGCGTTGGCTGAATTGCGTGCCCTGCCACAAATTAGTGAAGCGGTCGTGCTGTCAACCTGCAATCGCACGGAGCTTTACTGTGTCACGGATGCGGCTGGCGAACAGGCAGTATTGAATTGGCTTGGGCGCTTTCATAATCTTCGCGTCGATGAGCTAACTCGCTGTGCCTACCATTATTTAGACAACGATGCGGCGCGCCATTTAATGCGCGTGGCCGTTGGCCTGGATTCTATGGTGCTGGGCGAGCCACAGATCCTGGGCCAACTGAAAGATGCCTATCAGCAGTCGCGTGAGTCTAAAGGCTTGGGCGGCGAGCTTGAGCGACTGTTTCAGCATACCTTTGCCGTCGCTAAGCAGGTGCGCACCGAGACCGGTATTGGTAAAAACCCCGTGTCGGTGGCCTATGCCGCTGTCAGCATGGCCAGCCGTATTTTTGATGATTTCAGCCGTTCACGGGCGCTATTGATTGGCGCAGGTGAAACCATCGAGCTGGTGGCTCGGCATTTACATGAGGCGGGCGTTCGTCAACTGACCGTGGCGAATCGTACTCGTGAGCGCGCCGAGCGAGTGGCAGGGCCCTTGGGCGCGTCGGCGATTACGCTGCAAGAAATTCCTGAAGCGCTTGAACATGCCGATATTGTGATCTCCTCTACCGCCTCGCCATTGCCTATTCTTGGTAAAGGCATGGTTGAGCGAGCGCTTAAAAAGCGCCGCCATCGGCCTGTTTTTATGGTGGATATTGCCGTCCCCCGGGATATTGAACCCGAAGTCGGCGATCTGGCGGATGTATTTCTCTACACCGTGGATGACTTGGAAGAAGTGATCCAAGAGAATCGTCGTCACCGCCAGGTTGCCGCGGCCCAAGCCGAATCATTAATTGAGCACGGCGTCGGGAGTTGGCAGCACGAGCGGCGCATTCGTAACGGCGGCGAGCTGATCCGTGACTATCGCCAACAGGGCGAAGCGCTGCGCGATGTTGCCCGCGACCAGGCGTTAGCGCGGCTGGCAAGTGGTGAAGATCCCGCTAAAGTCATTGAGCGCTTAGCGCACCAATTGACCAACCGTCTGCTTCATCAGCCGACACAGGCAATACGCGATGCTGCGTCTGAAGAGCACCACGAGCTGCTGAATGCGGCGACGCGGCTACTTTTGCCCGCCAAGCCCGCTTTTGAAACCACGCCTGTGCCTAACCGTCAGAAGGATGATACGCCCGCATGA
- a CDS encoding tetratricopeptide repeat protein, with amino-acid sequence MRLRSTLLGTTSMGSILRGSTLLSMTAAALMLSACQSAPSSQDGPLGPWTDDPMRNAPPITRGLDAAGLSALLGAELAGQRGDYRYASQGYLDAAQRYQEPALAERATFAARFGNEAALIEASALRWRELAPQAETPNRLLAAFSLQRGDWLDSLTQRLSIVEAGGHGDLTAFAEIAVAENAPLTLIAQQLRDHLAQPNAAQLEHHSDVVLATALIEAALGDTASAQQRLDQVEALEPELAALWLAKAQLAFETGNLKAAQQAAEQGLSLAPDDVRFILLLAQAEIRLSNISAAEVQTDALLESHGGNQELRLALAQLYLEEGHPAPAQRLLQPLIGQPDVPNVAYYLLGAITQAQGDIDNALLYYRQVSEGDEFMPARATAAQMLLEEDRLLDARAFLRIERMRSERYFTELVMLEVQLLDEANQREDAAALLDREITRTPDDEALLYMRAMRRWEAGDITGMENDLRQVLVTEPKNAEALNALGYTLVDLNLPDRLEEAFALIERAYEADPSNPAVLDSMGWAYYRLGNLEEALSWLESAYAQLPDQEVAAHLAEVLQALGRDEEARRVLQHIMQRTDRHPLIDQLLERHPALTP; translated from the coding sequence ATGCGACTTCGCTCTACATTACTGGGCACCACATCGATGGGCTCTATTTTAAGGGGTTCGACCCTATTATCCATGACCGCTGCTGCGCTGATGCTAAGCGCCTGCCAGTCTGCACCCAGCTCGCAGGATGGGCCGCTAGGCCCGTGGACAGACGACCCAATGCGCAACGCTCCGCCCATTACGCGCGGGCTTGATGCGGCAGGGCTCAGCGCACTGTTAGGGGCTGAGCTTGCTGGTCAGCGCGGCGACTATCGCTATGCCAGCCAAGGCTATCTTGATGCCGCGCAGCGCTACCAAGAGCCGGCGCTCGCTGAGCGGGCAACGTTCGCCGCCCGCTTTGGCAATGAAGCCGCCTTAATAGAAGCCTCGGCTCTGCGCTGGCGCGAGCTGGCGCCTCAAGCAGAAACGCCTAATCGCCTACTGGCGGCTTTTTCACTGCAGCGCGGTGATTGGCTCGATAGCCTAACCCAGCGTCTTTCAATTGTGGAAGCAGGCGGCCACGGCGATTTAACCGCATTTGCAGAGATTGCCGTCGCTGAAAATGCGCCATTAACGTTAATCGCCCAGCAGCTGCGCGACCACTTAGCCCAACCCAATGCCGCGCAGCTAGAGCATCATAGCGATGTAGTGCTGGCCACCGCATTGATTGAGGCGGCGCTTGGCGACACCGCCAGCGCTCAGCAGCGGCTTGATCAAGTTGAGGCGCTCGAACCTGAGTTAGCCGCGCTATGGCTGGCGAAAGCGCAGCTAGCCTTTGAGACAGGCAATCTCAAAGCGGCTCAGCAGGCTGCCGAGCAGGGTCTTAGCTTGGCACCTGACGACGTCCGCTTTATTTTGCTATTAGCGCAGGCGGAAATTCGGCTTAGCAATATTAGCGCTGCCGAAGTTCAAACGGACGCGCTGCTAGAAAGCCATGGCGGCAATCAAGAGCTGCGTTTAGCGCTGGCCCAGCTGTATCTTGAAGAGGGCCACCCCGCCCCCGCCCAACGTTTACTCCAGCCACTGATCGGCCAACCCGACGTACCTAACGTAGCCTATTACCTGCTGGGCGCCATCACCCAAGCGCAGGGCGATATCGACAACGCCCTGCTTTATTATCGCCAGGTCAGCGAGGGCGATGAATTCATGCCCGCGCGTGCGACAGCGGCACAAATGCTGCTTGAAGAAGACCGCCTGCTGGATGCCCGCGCCTTTTTACGCATTGAGCGCATGCGCTCCGAGCGTTATTTCACTGAGCTAGTGATGCTCGAAGTGCAGCTATTGGATGAAGCGAATCAGCGAGAGGATGCCGCTGCGCTGTTAGATCGAGAAATAACGCGAACGCCTGACGACGAAGCGCTGCTTTATATGCGAGCGATGCGACGCTGGGAGGCGGGCGATATCACCGGCATGGAAAACGACTTACGCCAGGTACTGGTCACCGAACCAAAAAACGCCGAAGCGCTTAATGCGCTGGGTTACACCCTGGTTGATTTGAATCTTCCCGATCGCTTAGAAGAAGCCTTTGCACTTATTGAGCGTGCCTATGAAGCGGACCCCAGCAATCCTGCCGTACTCGACAGCATGGGTTGGGCCTACTACCGCCTTGGCAATCTGGAAGAAGCGTTATCCTGGCTAGAAAGTGCCTACGCGCAATTGCCGGATCAAGAAGTTGCGGCACATTTAGCCGAAGTACTCCAGGCGCTAGGGCGTGATGAAGAAGCGCGCCGAGTTCTCCAACACATCATGCAACGAACCGACCGGCATCCGCTAATTGACCAGCTGCTGGAGCGTCACCCGGCGCTAACGCCTTAA
- the lolB gene encoding lipoprotein insertase outer membrane protein LolB, whose translation MPTMTSLSSRFPLSIPSSRLWLAGMALLLLAGCASQGPIDESGRQSGQWERQQADVEAFDTWTLVGKTGLRTSEENISANLDWNQHPHYFRMLISGPFGGGRNVLEGREGRFSLSNSDGRFEAETPEALMEEQLGWALPVSAMPDWVRGLPGENGSYQIETDEFGFPSHLAQDGWEIDYRDWEKVDSLWLPRRLVMHYDDVRITLVVNQWQATGE comes from the coding sequence ATGCCGACAATGACGTCCCTTTCATCCCGCTTCCCTCTCTCTATTCCTTCCTCACGCCTCTGGCTGGCGGGCATGGCGCTGCTGTTACTCGCTGGGTGTGCCTCCCAAGGCCCAATCGATGAAAGTGGCCGCCAATCCGGCCAGTGGGAGCGCCAACAGGCCGACGTAGAAGCGTTTGACACTTGGACACTAGTAGGCAAGACGGGTCTGCGCACGTCGGAAGAGAACATAAGCGCCAACCTCGACTGGAACCAGCACCCCCACTACTTTCGCATGCTGATCAGCGGCCCTTTTGGCGGAGGGCGCAACGTGCTTGAAGGCCGTGAAGGACGTTTTTCACTTTCCAACAGCGACGGACGCTTTGAAGCTGAAACCCCCGAAGCGCTCATGGAAGAACAGCTTGGCTGGGCACTACCGGTCAGCGCCATGCCCGACTGGGTGCGCGGCCTACCCGGCGAAAATGGCAGCTATCAAATAGAAACCGACGAATTCGGCTTTCCCAGCCACTTGGCGCAAGACGGCTGGGAAATCGATTATCGCGACTGGGAGAAAGTCGATTCACTATGGCTGCCTCGTCGCCTAGTCATGCACTATGACGACGTTCGCATCACCCTGGTGGTAAATCAGTGGCAAGCCACCGGCGAGTAA
- the ispE gene encoding 4-(cytidine 5'-diphospho)-2-C-methyl-D-erythritol kinase produces MIAPLTLPAPAKLNRMLHIVGRREDGYHSLQTLFQIIDLCDHITFTPRRDGEIHLTSAVSGVDHDDNLIVRAARLLQQYSGSHQGITLDVEKRLPMGGGLGGGSSNAATVLVGLNHIWQLGFSLNTLAALGLQLGADVPVFVHGHTAWAEGVGEQLTPVTLDTPWFVIIHPGISVSTPSVFQDPQLTRDSRPITMARALQGGAPEWRNDCEAVVKKRYPPIAEALDWLEQYAPSRLTGTGACLFAAFKTQQAAQAIAHLSAERWPTWVAHGLNTSPLHDDLGYFTKALGR; encoded by the coding sequence ATGATCGCACCACTAACGCTGCCAGCACCGGCAAAGCTTAATCGCATGCTGCATATTGTGGGCCGTCGTGAAGACGGCTATCACAGCCTGCAAACGCTATTCCAAATTATTGACCTCTGCGACCATATTACCTTTACGCCTCGGCGTGATGGTGAAATCCACCTCACCAGTGCAGTTAGCGGCGTTGATCACGATGACAATTTGATCGTGCGCGCCGCGCGACTACTGCAGCAATATAGCGGCTCGCATCAGGGCATTACTCTTGACGTTGAAAAGCGCCTGCCGATGGGCGGTGGGCTGGGCGGCGGCAGCTCCAACGCAGCGACTGTTTTGGTGGGGCTCAATCATATTTGGCAATTAGGCTTTTCTCTTAACACGCTAGCAGCGCTCGGGCTACAACTGGGAGCCGACGTGCCGGTTTTTGTGCATGGGCACACCGCCTGGGCAGAAGGCGTTGGTGAACAGCTTACGCCGGTCACGCTTGATACTCCGTGGTTCGTGATTATTCATCCTGGCATTAGCGTCTCTACCCCTAGCGTCTTCCAAGACCCGCAATTGACACGTGACAGCCGCCCCATTACTATGGCGCGCGCACTGCAGGGGGGAGCGCCGGAGTGGCGTAACGACTGTGAAGCCGTCGTAAAGAAACGCTATCCGCCGATTGCGGAAGCGCTCGACTGGCTCGAACAGTATGCGCCTAGTCGCCTAACCGGCACGGGTGCCTGTTTGTTTGCTGCGTTTAAGACGCAACAGGCCGCACAGGCAATCGCTCATTTGTCAGCTGAACGCTGGCCTACATGGGTAGCGCACGGACTCAACACCTCCCCCCTACATGATGACCTGGGCTATTTCACGAAAGCCCTGGGTCGCTGA
- a CDS encoding ribose-phosphate pyrophosphokinase yields MSKLMVFTGNANPELAQKIAESLDSRMGNATVGQFSDGEIAVEINENVRGKDVFILQSTCAPTNDNLMELILMVDALRRASAARITAVLPYFGYARQDRRVRSARVPISAKVVADMMVKAGVDRVMTMDLHADQIQGFFDVPVDNVYGSPILLDDIERQNYSDLVVVSPDVGGVVRARAIAKQLNADLAIIDKRRPQANQAQVMHIIGEIEGRTCVVVDDMIDTAGTLCKAGEALKAHGAKRVVAYATHPILSGPAVDNITNSVLDEVVVTDTIPLSDVARRSGKIRQLSVAGLIAEAIRRVSNEESVSAMFH; encoded by the coding sequence GTGTCAAAATTGATGGTTTTCACTGGGAACGCCAATCCCGAGCTCGCTCAAAAGATTGCCGAGAGCTTGGACAGCCGGATGGGTAACGCCACGGTGGGTCAATTTAGCGACGGCGAAATCGCAGTCGAGATCAATGAGAACGTACGTGGCAAGGACGTCTTCATTCTGCAGTCCACCTGTGCACCGACAAACGATAATTTAATGGAGCTGATTCTGATGGTCGACGCTCTTCGTCGTGCCTCAGCAGCCCGCATCACTGCGGTACTCCCCTACTTTGGCTATGCACGTCAGGATCGTCGCGTACGCTCCGCTCGCGTGCCTATTTCTGCCAAAGTCGTTGCCGACATGATGGTTAAAGCAGGCGTTGACCGCGTGATGACCATGGACCTGCACGCAGACCAGATCCAAGGCTTCTTCGACGTACCGGTCGACAACGTATATGGCTCACCCATTCTGCTGGATGACATAGAGCGTCAGAATTACAGCGACTTAGTCGTAGTCTCTCCTGACGTAGGTGGCGTTGTTCGCGCTCGCGCCATCGCCAAACAGCTAAATGCCGATCTTGCCATTATTGACAAGCGTCGCCCTCAGGCTAACCAAGCTCAGGTGATGCATATCATCGGTGAGATTGAAGGCCGCACCTGCGTGGTCGTCGACGATATGATCGACACCGCGGGCACGCTATGCAAAGCCGGTGAAGCGCTTAAAGCGCACGGCGCCAAGCGCGTTGTGGCTTATGCGACGCATCCGATTTTGTCTGGCCCGGCGGTCGACAACATTACCAACTCCGTACTGGATGAAGTGGTGGTGACCGACACCATCCCGCTTTCTGACGTTGCACGTCGTAGCGGAAAAATTCGCCAGTTGAGCGTTGCCGGCCTGATCGCAGAAGCGATTCGTCGCGTCAGCAACGAAGAATCCGTCAGCGCGATGTTCCACTAA
- a CDS encoding 50S ribosomal protein L25/general stress protein Ctc, translating into MSDFILKASVRNDLGKGASRRLRRANQQVPAVVYGGEKGAQSISVEKTAFYKAIEDETFFSSVIKLMIDGKEEQVVVRDLQRHPFKPLLTHADFLRVDATHEITMNVPLHVTGEEKCVGIKDQGGELHVLSNDIAISCLPKDLPDFIEVDIAAVELGTTLHLSDLTLPAGVTSVDLSHGEEHDNAVLSISKVKERAEEEDEAGESEGEAGSSAE; encoded by the coding sequence ATGTCTGATTTCATCCTAAAAGCCAGCGTTCGTAACGACCTGGGGAAAGGTGCGAGCCGCCGCCTGCGTCGTGCGAACCAGCAAGTGCCGGCCGTTGTATACGGTGGCGAGAAAGGCGCGCAGTCTATCTCTGTAGAAAAAACAGCTTTCTACAAAGCGATCGAAGACGAGACGTTCTTCTCTTCAGTCATCAAACTGATGATCGACGGCAAAGAAGAGCAGGTTGTTGTTCGTGATCTACAGCGCCACCCTTTCAAGCCGTTGTTGACCCACGCTGACTTCCTGCGCGTTGATGCTACTCACGAAATCACCATGAACGTGCCGCTGCACGTCACGGGCGAAGAGAAGTGTGTCGGTATCAAAGATCAAGGCGGCGAACTCCACGTACTGTCCAACGACATTGCGATCAGCTGCTTGCCGAAAGATCTGCCTGACTTCATCGAAGTCGACATCGCGGCTGTTGAGCTGGGTACGACGCTACACTTGTCAGATCTTACCCTGCCGGCCGGCGTCACCTCTGTTGACCTGTCTCACGGTGAAGAGCACGACAATGCCGTGCTAAGCATCTCTAAAGTGAAAGAGCGTGCTGAAGAAGAAGACGAAGCCGGTGAAAGCGAAGGCGAAGCAGGTTCTAGCGCCGAGTAA
- the pth gene encoding aminoacyl-tRNA hydrolase: MSQVKAIIGLGNPGAEYDATRHNAGFWLVDAIAQSAHGELRPEKKFFGHYAKVRMDEHELHLLNPATFMNRSGAAVAALCQFFKLTPENLLVAHDDLDLPPGQARYKTGGGHGGHNGLRDIISALGDQKQFHRVRIGIGHPGEARQVTNYVLGRPGKAEQEAIVRATDECIATLPLALAGDWAKAMNKLHSLKSE; this comes from the coding sequence ATGAGCCAGGTAAAGGCCATTATTGGACTCGGCAACCCAGGTGCTGAATATGACGCCACGCGACATAACGCCGGCTTCTGGTTAGTCGATGCGATTGCGCAAAGCGCCCACGGTGAACTGCGCCCGGAAAAGAAGTTTTTCGGCCACTATGCAAAAGTGCGGATGGACGAGCATGAACTCCATTTACTTAATCCCGCGACCTTTATGAATCGCAGTGGCGCCGCCGTGGCTGCACTGTGCCAGTTTTTTAAACTCACTCCCGAAAATTTACTGGTCGCCCACGACGATCTCGACCTGCCTCCCGGTCAGGCGCGCTATAAAACGGGTGGTGGGCACGGCGGCCATAACGGGCTGCGCGACATTATCAGCGCACTAGGCGATCAGAAGCAGTTTCATCGCGTACGGATTGGCATCGGCCATCCTGGTGAAGCACGCCAGGTGACCAATTATGTTCTGGGGCGCCCCGGCAAGGCCGAACAAGAAGCTATCGTCCGCGCCACGGATGAGTGTATTGCCACCCTGCCATTAGCACTAGCAGGCGACTGGGCAAAAGCCATGAATAAGTTACATAGCCTTAAGTCAGAGTAA
- the ychF gene encoding redox-regulated ATPase YchF codes for MGFNCGIVGLPNVGKSTLFNALTKSGIDAENFPFCTIEPNVGIVPMPDPRLDKLAEIVKPQKVLPTTMEFVDIAGLVAGASKGEGLGNKFLANIRETQAIAHVVRCFDNDNVIHVANHVDPRADIETINLELALADLDTVEKASQRLVRSVKGGDKDAIATKAILDRIQPHVAEGFPLRSFGLSEEEQRQVKSFGFLTLKPTMYIANVNEDGFENNPYLDIVNEIAAEEGALVVPVCNQLEAEIAELDDEERSMFLSEMGMEEPGLDRVIRAGYSLLGLQTYFTAGVKEVRAWTVKEGATAPEAAGVIHTDFQKGFIRAEVVAYDDFVSLNGEQGAKDAGKWRLEGKEYIVKDGDVVHFRFNV; via the coding sequence ATGGGTTTCAACTGCGGCATCGTCGGTCTGCCCAACGTCGGCAAGTCCACACTGTTTAATGCACTGACAAAGTCAGGCATCGATGCAGAGAACTTTCCCTTCTGCACCATTGAGCCGAACGTGGGTATCGTTCCGATGCCTGACCCGCGTCTCGACAAGCTCGCTGAGATCGTCAAGCCGCAGAAAGTACTGCCGACCACGATGGAGTTTGTCGACATTGCTGGCCTGGTCGCAGGCGCCTCTAAGGGCGAAGGTTTAGGCAATAAATTCCTGGCCAATATTCGTGAAACCCAAGCAATCGCCCATGTCGTGCGCTGCTTCGATAATGACAACGTCATTCACGTAGCCAACCACGTCGACCCACGCGCCGATATCGAAACGATTAACCTTGAGCTCGCCCTAGCCGATCTCGACACCGTTGAAAAAGCCAGCCAGCGCCTCGTTCGCTCGGTGAAAGGCGGGGACAAAGATGCAATTGCTACCAAAGCAATTCTTGACCGCATTCAGCCGCACGTAGCGGAAGGGTTTCCGCTACGCAGCTTTGGCTTGAGCGAAGAAGAACAGCGCCAGGTGAAGAGCTTTGGCTTCTTAACGCTGAAACCCACCATGTACATTGCTAACGTCAACGAAGACGGCTTCGAGAACAATCCCTATTTGGATATTGTTAATGAAATCGCCGCTGAGGAAGGCGCGCTCGTGGTACCCGTGTGCAATCAGCTAGAAGCCGAAATCGCTGAGCTGGATGATGAAGAACGCTCTATGTTCTTAAGCGAAATGGGCATGGAAGAACCGGGGCTGGATCGCGTCATTCGTGCAGGCTACTCATTATTAGGCCTTCAAACCTACTTCACCGCCGGCGTAAAAGAAGTGCGCGCATGGACGGTGAAAGAAGGCGCCACCGCCCCTGAGGCCGCCGGCGTGATTCACACCGACTTCCAAAAAGGCTTTATCCGCGCCGAAGTTGTCGCGTACGACGACTTTGTTTCGCTGAACGGCGAGCAAGGTGCCAAAGATGCCGGCAAATGGCGTCTGGAAGGCAAAGAGTACATTGTTAAAGATGGCGACGTCGTTCACTTCCGCTTCAACGTCTAA